The Halichondria panicea chromosome 17, odHalPani1.1, whole genome shotgun sequence DNA segment GGTATATGGCCCCTCCTATCATCATGGGTCCTGGCATCATGTATCCACCTCCAGGACAGTTCTACCCTCAGGGTAAGTAAATggatataatttttataatgcTCTGATGCCTGGATATTACAGGGGCTCCCCCCATGGAGCCAGTccccatgacatcatcagatGGTATCTCGGACAATCCTGATAACTATATTCCTGATGTTATCAAGGCATTCATTCCGTTCTTCCATGCCCAAGTCATTGAAAAGGTTGGTACCACACGACATTATTACAGTTCAGTACTCCCCTCCCTTACACAAACAGAACGTGGATGAAATTCTGCGGATCTATGAGGAGGAGTTTGGGAAACTATCTACTCGTTTCTTCACGGAGGCTCCCTGGCCCAGGGCAGAGCTCATAGCCCCCCTTGTCAAAGGAGGTGTGTTTATAACTGTGTCCACTTGTCGTGTGATTTTGTTTCGTTACAGACGAGATGTTCCTGGCTCTCTATAAGGAGATGCAGTTCCGACACATCTACGCAAAGTTCAAGGTTTGCCCACCCCCCCTTTCGTAGAGTATGCCCTTACTACTTGACTTGTTACACAGCCAACTGTTGAGCAGAGAATGGAGTCATTCCAGAACTACATCAACCTCTTCAATATTATTCTGGGTACGTGTACGTATCAATCGTTGAACAATTAACAACCCTCCCGTCCCTCCCATATCAGGTTCCAAAGAGCCTGTGGATTTGGAGATTCCTAACCAGTGGCTGTGGGACATCATTGATGAGTTCATTTATCAGGTACCGTATATCTGACTGACTGCTACCCCCTGCAGTGATAAGTGTACCCCCTGCAGTGATTagtgtaccccccacagtgataAGTGTACCCCCTGCAGTTCCAATCATATGTCATGTTTCGAGGCAAACTAAAGAGTCGATCATCTGAGGAGATCCAGCTGCTCAAGGACAACCCTAAAGTGTGGAGTGTCCATGGCGTCCTCAATGTACTCTATGCCCTAGTGGATAAGTCCAACATCAACAAACAGGTAGACctctattgtgtgtgtatagtggtttaaaccccccccccctgcagtTAGAGGCCTACTATGCTGGGGAAGAACCCTCCTCCGTGGCTGGAGACCTGGGAAACCTCTCTCTCTATAAGAACCTCGGCTACTTCAGTCTCATTGGACTCTTGCGTCTGCACACTCAGCTGGGGGACTACTACCAAGCACTGCAGGCCGTGGCAAACGTGCAGCTCTCTAAGAAGGTGCACGTGTGCCATTACTCGTTTGTAGCTATTTATTTTAATTATTTTCTTTAGGTATTGGCCACCACTCGAGTACCAGCCTCTCAGATCAGTCTCTATTATTATGTGGGATTCTGCTTCCTCATGATGAGGCGTtacaaggtacacacacacacctcacacccacacaccctcacacttcaCATCCCACACAGGACACCCTCCGCACATTCTCCAATATCATTGTCTTCATCCAAAGAGCTAAAAACCACTTTCAGCCAAAGTCCTACCAGCAGTTGCAAGTCATCAAACAAAACGAGCAGATGCTCAACATCATAGCCATGGTCGTCGCCCTCAACCCACAGGTGAGAACTCCTAGCATGGCCTTTAATAGCCGTTGGTGGGTATACGAAATTAGCCTGTTGTGGGAGGTAACTTTGAGACCCAGTGCTTTTAGTTCAGGCTGTCTAATTTTAGCTATGACGATGATAACCTGTCTCGTAGTGTATTTAGATACAAGTTCTGTTAGTCCAAATCCATGATTATTGAATAACGTACGTATGCTGAACCAAGGTTTACAGTATGAATGAATGAATTTCTGCCCACTCAGCATGTTGATGAAGTGGTCAACTCTCAGCTGAGAGGGGATAAGTTTGCTGAAAAAATTATGTCTCTCTCGAAGGGCGAGCTCAAGACATTCGAGGAAATGTTCTTCTTTGCCTGTCCCAAGTTCATGTCTCCCATACCCCCGGATTATGAGAGCCTTCCTGAGAACTATAACAAGGTGGTTATTCcgccaacacacacacacacacacacacacacacacacacacacacacacacacacacaccacacacaatgcacagcAACCTACTGAGCATCAGTGCGATGTATTCAAGGCTGAGATTGAGCAACAGCTTGTACTGCCCAAACTCAG contains these protein-coding regions:
- the LOC135351130 gene encoding eukaryotic translation initiation factor 3 subunit L-like; translated protein: MEQPPTEYFYPAQQPGVYGMPPPPVPGYMAPPIIMGPGIMYPPPGQFYPQGAPPMEPVPMTSSDGISDNPDNYIPDVIKAFIPFFHAQVIEKNVDEILRIYEEEFGKLSTRFFTEAPWPRAELIAPLVKGDEMFLALYKEMQFRHIYAKFKPTVEQRMESFQNYINLFNIILGSKEPVDLEIPNQWLWDIIDEFIYQFQSYVMFRGKLKSRSSEEIQLLKDNPKVWSVHGVLNVLYALVDKSNINKQLEAYYAGEEPSSVAGDLGNLSLYKNLGYFSLIGLLRLHTQLGDYYQALQAVANVQLSKKVLATTRVPASQISLYYYVGFCFLMMRRYKDTLRTFSNIIVFIQRAKNHFQPKSYQQLQVIKQNEQMLNIIAMVVALNPQHVDEVVNSQLRGDKFAEKIMSLSKGELKTFEEMFFFACPKFMSPIPPDYESLPENYNKQPTEHQCDVFKAEIEQQLVLPKLRSYLKFYTTMPISKLSAFMEVDEATLQEHLLCFKHKTRCLVSTSKGTQHLAGEVQSISDLDFYIDGEMLHIADTKMARRYGDFFIRQIHKLEEICSK